In Bacteroidota bacterium, one DNA window encodes the following:
- a CDS encoding YceI family protein: MNNKLNAIGLLVVILLIPALLGFTLSNQEDDSSYIKFKIKNAGITVEGLFESFVADIHYDKNNPGKSKFNGIIKVSSINTGIKMRDNDLQKEEYFDAVKYPVIKFISTDVEGVSSSKLRVSGNLTIKNTTKKIVLEVVIAESGGKTIYSSSLKLNRRDYGVGGKSWMLADEVDIDLKIIK, translated from the coding sequence ATGAATAATAAATTAAACGCAATTGGGCTGCTTGTTGTCATTTTGCTGATCCCTGCCCTGCTTGGCTTTACATTATCCAATCAGGAGGATGATAGTTCTTATATAAAATTCAAAATAAAAAATGCCGGAATTACAGTTGAAGGGCTTTTTGAATCTTTTGTAGCGGATATCCATTATGATAAAAATAACCCCGGAAAAAGTAAATTCAACGGAATTATAAAAGTATCATCCATCAATACCGGTATCAAAATGAGAGATAATGATCTGCAAAAAGAGGAATATTTTGATGCAGTGAAATATCCGGTTATTAAATTTATTTCTACTGACGTTGAAGGCGTTAGTTCTAGCAAACTTCGTGTAAGCGGGAACCTGACAATCAAAAACACCACCAAAAAAATAGTTTTGGAAGTAGTCATAGCAGAATCAGGCGGTAAAACAATTTATTCGTCCAGCCTGAAGCTGAACAGGAGAGATTATGGCGTAGGTGGCAAAAGCTGGATGCTGGCAGATGAAGTAGATATTGATTTGAAAATTATAAAATAA